CCGGGCCAGCACGATGCCCCGCGTCGTCAGCTGCGCGCCGCGCTCGGCGAGCCGCCGCGTCTTCTCGCTGTTCGGGGAGCGGTCGAAGACCCAGTACAGGACCAGGCCCATCTGCGAGAGCCACATGAGCTCCGGCAGTACGTCGGCCAGCTCGGCCGGCACCTTGGTCTTCGCACCCGCCAGCACCTCCCGGTGGATGTCGATCGCCGCCTGCCGCGCCGCCTCGGATTCCGGCGAGAACGGGCTGAGCGGACTTTCGGGGTCGGCCGCGTTCTTGAAGAACTGCGAGGCGAACTCGTGGTACGGGGCCGCGATGTCCATCCAGCTGGTCAGTACGCCCGCGAGCCGCTTCTGCAGATCGGTCTCGTTGTCC
Above is a genomic segment from Streptomyces sp. NBC_01233 containing:
- a CDS encoding TetR family transcriptional regulator, with product MTDQKAPKSEQTRTLILETALRLFQERGFDKTTMRGIAKEAGVSVGNAYYYFESKEHLVQGFYDRIGAAHQAAVRPILDNETDLQKRLAGVLTSWMDIAAPYHEFASQFFKNAADPESPLSPFSPESEAARQAAIDIHREVLAGAKTKVPAELADVLPELMWLSQMGLVLYWVFDRSPNSEKTRRLAERGAQLTTRGIVLARFRVLRPLVREVHELFADFLPGMAQTATAGARRKASDPDPDPEPDPA